Part of the Verrucomicrobiales bacterium genome, TTCAGCAAAGGATTCACCGGCGCGAAAGACGCGGATGACCTGCTCCTTGCCGACAGCGGTGACTCGATGAACATTGATGGCGCCGGTCTGGACGACGTAGAAGCCGCGGGACGGGTCGCCCTCATGAAACAGATAGCTGCCTTTGGGGACAGATTTAACCACGGTGATTTCGGCAAGGGTGTTCAGTTCAAGCGAAGACATGCCTGCGAAGAGCTGGCAGCTCCGAAGGGCGTTGGCCAGGGCGGTCTGCTTATGTTCGGCCAGCGAGGTGGTCATGGCTGGTGTGTTTAGTCACATTTTCGCCAGAAGTAAACAATCCAACTCCCTGCCTCCCCGTGTTCGACTTTCGATTCAAAGCCCTGGCTGCCAAGCAGCTCAATCAGCGGAGACGGCAGGAACGGCGCGATGACAATCAAACCTGCTCCAGCGGCAAGTTCTTGGACTCGCTTCAGGATGGCCGGCAGGGGTTCCTCCCCACGCTCCAGGAGGGTTCGAACATCGAGTCGCTTGAATTGGCTGATGGCTGGCATGCTCATGGGTGGAGGAGTCGATGGAGTTGTTTGACGGTTTCGTGTGGTGCCTGGTTGAGCCCGACCTGCTGATGAACCACCTCGCCGCCGGGGTTCAGAACCGTGAGGACGTTTGAATGCGCGAATTGGCCGCGGGCATCCTTCTTGAACTTCACGCCGAGGAGCGCGGCAAGTTCAAGCACGTCATCGGCCGTGCCGCGCAGAAGCGTCCAGTTCGCGGGCAGTTCATGAGTCTTTCGATACTCGGCCAGCACGAGTGGAGTATCACGGTCGGTGTCGAAGGAGACGAGCACGAAGCCGACCTTAGAACGTACGTCTTCCGGCAGCGCGGCTTGGATCTTCTTCATGTCGTGGACCAGAACGGGACAGGCGAACTCGCACTTGGCGAAGAACATGGTGACGACAAGCGGAGGCCCTCCCAGCGCGCCAAGTTTCAAATCCCTGCCCTGGTCGTTGGTCCAGGTGGAATCGAGCTGAAAAAGCGATTGATCCGACATGGGCTGGCCGGAGTCCACCGGCTTCAAGCAGCAGGAAGGTGTTTCAGAGACAGTCGAGCAGCCGGTCTGCAAGAAGGCGATCGCCAGCGATGCCAGCGTCAGGGTGATGATTCTCATTTGTCGTTGGGGTGGAGGCTCCGCGCACCGCGGAAGCCGAGGTTGTGAATGGTATAGCCCGCCTTGAGGCTGCTGCGAAAGCCGTAGCGCATGAAAGCAGGAAAATTGGAGGTGTCCTTCGCACCTTCTGATCCGCTGCCACAGAAGAGCTGACGGTCGAGGCCCGTGTCGCCACGTGCATCTCCAGTGACCATCGCGGTGTTGAAGTCTGCCACCCATTCCCAGGTGAGCCCGTGGAGATCATGAACGCCGAAGACATTCATGCGACCACGCCCGACAGGTGGGAGCAATTCCGGCGATGGCGTCGAATACCAGTGCCGTAACTGGCGCACGAACTCAGGATCCCTTTCACCATCGGTGCAGTTCGGGCTGGCTGCGGCGGCGTATTCCCATTCGGCGGTCGTCGGCAGGCGATTTCCCTTCCAGGCGCAGTAGGCTTTGGCAGCGAACCACGAGACGTGCGTGACTGGCGCATTAACCGGCGCGTTGGTGCCGGGATCGAGATCACCAGCCCAGCGTCTGAGGTATTCCGCGTCCGCGAAAATGCGTTTCACCTGCGATCGACGCCACTTGGGATGCACGCGGACGAACTCCAGATAGTCCCCGTTGGTGACCGGCAGTATATCCAGCCAGAACCGAGGGACGGGGACGTCCTTCGGATCTTTCTCTGCGCGAAACAACGGCGTGTAACGGCCGGCCGGCACCAGTGTCATGCCTGCCGGTGGAGTGTCTGCCGACCGCTGCTGTGCCTGGGCTGGCCCCGAGACCGCCATCACGGCGAGGAGCACGAGAGGCAACATAAGGGCGGTCTGGTGATTCATGACGGTGTCCTTACTCGAAGCTGTTCACAACCGGTGCCGGTGCCTCGCTGCGGATGCGGCGCACTTCTTCGGGCTTCACCGCGTCGCCAGAGTTGCCGAAGTTGTTCATCACGTAGGTCGCCACGTTCGCCACATCCTCGTCGGACAGGTAGTTCAGCGGGATCATTGTCCCATTATAGGTTTTGCCATTGACGACGACTTCGCCGGTCTGTCCGAAGAGGATGTTCCGCACGGCGCGCAACCTGTCCGCCATCATGTAATCCGACTTGGCCAAGGGCGGAATCTGCCCGGGGATGCCTTCCCCGTTCAACTGGTGGCAGACGAAACAGGTTTGCATGAACACGCCCTT contains:
- a CDS encoding DUF2249 domain-containing protein; amino-acid sequence: MSMPAISQFKRLDVRTLLERGEEPLPAILKRVQELAAGAGLIVIAPFLPSPLIELLGSQGFESKVEHGEAGSWIVYFWRKCD
- a CDS encoding SCO family protein, which gives rise to MRIITLTLASLAIAFLQTGCSTVSETPSCCLKPVDSGQPMSDQSLFQLDSTWTNDQGRDLKLGALGGPPLVVTMFFAKCEFACPVLVHDMKKIQAALPEDVRSKVGFVLVSFDTDRDTPLVLAEYRKTHELPANWTLLRGTADDVLELAALLGVKFKKDARGQFAHSNVLTVLNPGGEVVHQQVGLNQAPHETVKQLHRLLHP
- a CDS encoding formylglycine-generating enzyme family protein, coding for MNHQTALMLPLVLLAVMAVSGPAQAQQRSADTPPAGMTLVPAGRYTPLFRAEKDPKDVPVPRFWLDILPVTNGDYLEFVRVHPKWRRSQVKRIFADAEYLRRWAGDLDPGTNAPVNAPVTHVSWFAAKAYCAWKGNRLPTTAEWEYAAAASPNCTDGERDPEFVRQLRHWYSTPSPELLPPVGRGRMNVFGVHDLHGLTWEWVADFNTAMVTGDARGDTGLDRQLFCGSGSEGAKDTSNFPAFMRYGFRSSLKAGYTIHNLGFRGARSLHPNDK